A stretch of DNA from Pseudonocardia hierapolitana:
TCGCGGTGATCTCGAAGGTGCCCAACACGCTGCACACGCCGCTGATGTCGGGCACCAACGCGATCCACGGCATCGTGCTGCTCGGCGGCCTGATCGTGCTCGGCCACCTGGAGAACCCGTCGGTCGTGGACGCGATCCTCCTGGTCGTCGCCATCGCGTTCGGCATGATCAACGTGATCGGTGGCTTCCTCGTGACCGACCGGATGCTCGGCATGTTCAAGGCCAAGCCGCAGGCCCCGGCCGCGGAGAAGATCGCGTCGAACGGGAAGGGCGACTCCTGATGGACGCTCTCGTCGCGATCCTCTACATCATCGCGTTCTCGCTCTTCATCTACGGCCTGATGGGCCTCACCGGCCCGAAGACGGCGGTGCGCGGCAACTGGATCGCCGCCGCCGGCATGGCGCTCGCGGTGGTGGCCACGCTGCTGCAGGTGGAGCACAACTGGCTGCTGATCGTGGTCGGCCTCGTGGTCGGCACGGCACTGGGCGTGCCGTCCGCCCGGCAGGTGAAGATGACCGCGATGCCGCAGATGGTGGCGCTGTTCAACGGCGTCGGCGGCGGGGCGGTGGCGCTCATCGCGTGGTCGGAGTTCCGCACCACGGACGGCTTCCTCGCCGAGCCCGGTCACGTGATCGTGGCGTCGATGTTCGCAGCGATCGTCGGGTCGATCTCGTTCTGGGGCTCGCTGATCGCCTTCGGCAAGCTGCAGGAGATCCTCCCGGGGCGCCCCATCGGGCTGGGCAAGGCGCAGCAGTTCGTCAACGGCCTCCTGCTGCTCGGCGCGGTCGTCTGCGCAGTCGTGGCCGGTATGGGCGGGGCACCGCAGATCTGGATCGTCGGCCTGCTGGTGCTGGCTGCGGTGCTCGGCGTGCTGGTGGTGCTGCCGATCGGCGGCGCCGACATGCCGGTGGTGATCTCGCTGCTCAACGCCCTCACCGGGCTCTCGGCCGCTGCCGCCGGCCTCGCGCTGGACAACACCGCCATGATCGTCGCCGGCATGATCGTCGGGGCGTCCGGCTCGATCCTGACCAACCTGATGGCCACGGCGATGAACCGTTCCATCCCGGCGATCGTCGCGGGCGGGTTCGGTGGCACCACCACGCTGCCCGGGGCGGACGACGGTGTGGAGCGCACCGTGAAGTCGACGTCCGCAGCCGACGCTGCGATCCAGATGGCGTACGCGGCGCAGGTGATCGTCGTGCCCGGGTACGGCATGGCCGTGGCACAGGCGCAGCACGCCGTGAAGGAGATGGCCGACCTGCTGGAGGCCAAGGGCGTGGAGGTCAAGTACGCCATCCACCCCGTGGCCGGCCGGATGCCGGGGCACATGAACGTGCTGCTCGCCGAGGCCGACGTCTCCTACGACGCGCTCAAGGAGATGGACGAGATCAACGGCGAGTTCACCCGCACCGACGTCACGCTGGTGATCGGGGCGAACGACGTCACCAACCCCGCCGCCCGCACCGACCCGAGCTCACCCATCCACGGGATGCCGATCCTCAACGTCGACGAGTCGAAATCGGTGATCGTGCTCAAGCGCTCGATGAGCAGCGGCTTCGCCGGCATCGACAACCCCCTGTTCTACGCCGAGAACACCTCCATGCTCTTCGGCGACGCGAAGAAGAGCGTCTCCGAGGTGACCGAGGAGCTCAAGGCGCTCTGACGGGCTCGTGAGTGGTGACGAGTGCGGGAGCACCCGTCACCACTCACGCGTCAGAGGCCGGCCCGCTCGAGGGCGTCGTCGTACAGCTCGCTCGCTTCCTTCTCGCTGCGCCCGGCCTCGAGCGCGCCCCGGTAGACGGCGATCAACTCGTTCTGCACGCGCTCGTAGCGCGCCGTCCAGCGCTCGGCCTCGACGCGCCAGTAGCCGATGGCGTCGAGCCGGTCCCGGCTCCAGCCGTGGTCGGTGCGCAGGAACTTGCGGACCTGCCGGGCTTCACCCGCCTCGCCGGCGAACCAGGCGTACCCGGTGCCCGGGGGCAGGGGATGGGCGCGGACCCGATCGGACAGCACGCTCGGGGCGACCCCGTTGCCGGTGCCGGTGCTGCAGTCCACGGTGACGCCCGGTGCTTCCGGCAGCATGGCGAGCTCCTGCTCGTCGATCACCTCGACGATGGCGTGCGCCGGTACGGCCGGGTCCCGCTCCTCGAGGATCCGGGCCAGTGCCGGGAGGCCGGCGAGGTCGGCGACGAGCAGTAGCCACTCGGTGTCCGGTGCCGGCCGGTACCAGCTGCGCGGCCGGCTGATCTCCACCTCGTCACCGGGGGTGGCCCGCTTGGCCCACTGGGCCGCCGCGCCGCCGTCGTGCACGACGAAGTCGATGGTCATCTCGGCACGGGCGGTGTCGAAGGCGCGGACGCTGTAGTTCCGGCCGATCGGCTCGGCCGATGGGCCCGCGCCCCGGAACCAGAGAGCGACCGCCTCGTCCGGCACGCCGGCCGGGACGTACGAGGCGAGGTCACCGCCGCCGAGGACGATCCGGATCATGTTGGGGCACAGCGTGCGCACCGCCTGCACGCGAGCGGTGAGCAGGTCCGGGGCGCCCATCACGCCGCCGGACCGAGCTCGGCCGACGTCTGCCTGTGGGTGGAGCGACTGATCACGAAGTGAGGTTAGCCTCACCACAGGGCGCTCGGCCAGGTGCGGGCGCCCATATCGCAGCAGAGCCACCTTCCTGCAGCGTGACTGCGGGAAAGTGGCTCTGCTGCAACGGTGGCGCTGCTACGAGGGGCTCAGCAGCAGCGGCTGCCCGGCTTGGGCTCCTGCCCGTCGATCCGACGGCGCTCGAACTCCCGCCGGGAGAGCGGCGGAGTGCCGGCGTGCTCGCGGGCGTGCCGCTCCACGTAGCGGTCGTACTGCGTCTCGCCGGTGAGCTCGCGCAGGTACCAGCGCACGCCCCGCCACGCCCTCGCGAGGGTGGTCACGACCGTTCCCCGGCCGCCGCGAGCGCCCGCTTCTCCTCCGCCGTGGCGATGAGTCCCGAGGGCGCCACGATGTTCGACGGCGTCGCGGGCACCTCCGTGCTCGGCAGCGGCTCGGACGAGGTGAGCGCCCGGTACCAGACGAACATCGCGTTCACGATCACGATGACGATCAGGACGGCGAAGAGGATCGACAGGACGCCGTCGACCGTGGAGTTCAGCACGACGGTGTGCATGTCGTCGATGTCCTTCGCGGGGGCCAGCACCTGGCCCTGCTCCAGTGCCGCGGCGTAGCGGTCGCGCTGGGCGAAGAAGCCCAGCGACGGCACGGGTGAGAAGATCTTCTGCCAGCTCGCCGTGAGCGTGACGGCCGCGTCCCACGCGAGCGGGATGAGCGTGACCCATGCGTACTTCGCACGACCCGTCTTGATCAGGATCGTGGTCGCCACCGTCAGCGCCACCGCCGCCAGCAGCTGGTTGGCGATGCCGAACAGCGGGAAGAGCTGGTTGATGCCGCCCAGCGGGTCGGTGACACCCGCGTACAGGAAGTAGCCCCACGCCAGCACGACGACCGCGCTGGTGATCCACAGACCGGGCTTCCAGTTCACGTTCGAGAACGGCTTGTAGACGTTGCCGAGGGTGTCCTGCAGCATGTAGCGCCCGACGCGGGTGCCCGCGTCCACCGTGGTGAGGATGAACAGCGCCTCGAACATGATCGCGAAGTGGTACCAGAACGCCTTGAGGGCGTCGCCGCCGAAGGCTCCGGAGAAGATCTCCGACATGCCCACGGCGAGGGTGGGCGCACCGCCGGTACGGGCGACGAGGGTGCTTTCCTGCACCGCGGCAGCGGCGCCGGCGAGCGCCTCCGGCGTGATCGTGAAGCCGAGCCTGTTCACGGCCTCCGACGCGGACTCGACCGTGGTGCCGAGCACTCCGGCGGGCGCGTTCATCGCGAAGTAGAGCCCTGGGTCCAGGATGCAGGCCGCGATCAGCGCCATGATCGCGACGAAGGACTCCATGAGCATCGCGCCGTAGCCGATGAGCCGGACCTGCGACTCCTTCTGGATCAGCTTCGGTGTGGTGCCCGACGAGACCAGCGAGTGGAAGCCGGAGAGCGCGCCGCACGCGATCGTGATGAACACGAACGGGAACAGCGACCCGGCGAACACCGGGCCGGTGCCGGAGAAGGCGAAGTCCGTGAACGCCGCGGTCTGCAGCGTCGGCGCGGTGAAGATCACGCCGAGCGCGAGCAGCACGATCGTGCCGATCTTCATGAAGGTCGACAGGTAGTCGCGCGGGGCGAGCAGCATCCAGACCGGCAGCACCGAGGCGGCGAAGCCGTAGATGATCAGGCAGATCACCAGCGTGCGCGGGTCGAGCGTGAAGGCATCGGCCCAGCTCGAGTTCTGCACCCAGCCGCCCGCGACGATCGCGAGCAGCAGCAGCGCCACGCCGATGAGGCTCGTCTCCACGACGCGGCCGGGCCGGATGTTGCGCATGTAGAAGCCCATGAACAGGGCGATCGGGATCGTCATCGCGATGGAGAAGGTGCCCCACGGGGAGTGCGCGAGTGCGTTCACGACGACGAGGGCCAGCACCGCCAGCAGGATGATCATGATGGCGAACACGGCGATGAGGGCCGCGACGCCGCCGACGACGCCGATCTCGTCGCGCGCCATCTGGCCGAGGCTGCGGCCGTCGCGGCGCATCGAGAAGAACAGCACGACCATGTCCTGCACCGCGCCGGCGAAGATGACGCCCACGATGATCCAGATCGTGCCGGGCAGGTACCCCATCTGGGCGGCCAGCACCGGGCCGACGAGTGGGCCTGCGCCC
This window harbors:
- a CDS encoding NAD(P) transhydrogenase subunit alpha, which codes for METGLLANLAILVLAGFVGFAVISKVPNTLHTPLMSGTNAIHGIVLLGGLIVLGHLENPSVVDAILLVVAIAFGMINVIGGFLVTDRMLGMFKAKPQAPAAEKIASNGKGDS
- a CDS encoding NAD(P)(+) transhydrogenase (Re/Si-specific) subunit beta, with product MDALVAILYIIAFSLFIYGLMGLTGPKTAVRGNWIAAAGMALAVVATLLQVEHNWLLIVVGLVVGTALGVPSARQVKMTAMPQMVALFNGVGGGAVALIAWSEFRTTDGFLAEPGHVIVASMFAAIVGSISFWGSLIAFGKLQEILPGRPIGLGKAQQFVNGLLLLGAVVCAVVAGMGGAPQIWIVGLLVLAAVLGVLVVLPIGGADMPVVISLLNALTGLSAAAAGLALDNTAMIVAGMIVGASGSILTNLMATAMNRSIPAIVAGGFGGTTTLPGADDGVERTVKSTSAADAAIQMAYAAQVIVVPGYGMAVAQAQHAVKEMADLLEAKGVEVKYAIHPVAGRMPGHMNVLLAEADVSYDALKEMDEINGEFTRTDVTLVIGANDVTNPAARTDPSSPIHGMPILNVDESKSVIVLKRSMSSGFAGIDNPLFYAENTSMLFGDAKKSVSEVTEELKAL
- a CDS encoding siderophore-interacting protein; translation: MGAPDLLTARVQAVRTLCPNMIRIVLGGGDLASYVPAGVPDEAVALWFRGAGPSAEPIGRNYSVRAFDTARAEMTIDFVVHDGGAAAQWAKRATPGDEVEISRPRSWYRPAPDTEWLLLVADLAGLPALARILEERDPAVPAHAIVEVIDEQELAMLPEAPGVTVDCSTGTGNGVAPSVLSDRVRAHPLPPGTGYAWFAGEAGEARQVRKFLRTDHGWSRDRLDAIGYWRVEAERWTARYERVQNELIAVYRGALEAGRSEKEASELYDDALERAGL
- a CDS encoding YbdD/YjiX family protein, whose translation is MTTLARAWRGVRWYLRELTGETQYDRYVERHAREHAGTPPLSRREFERRRIDGQEPKPGSRCC
- a CDS encoding carbon starvation CstA family protein yields the protein MTLTEARQRMNPRSVLIWTAVAIVGAVAWGVLATSRGENVSAIWLVAAALGSYAIAYRFYARFIVKRVLKADDNRATPGERLDNGTDFQPMDRRVLFGHHFAAIAGAGPLVGPVLAAQMGYLPGTIWIIVGVIFAGAVQDMVVLFFSMRRDGRSLGQMARDEIGVVGGVAALIAVFAIMIILLAVLALVVVNALAHSPWGTFSIAMTIPIALFMGFYMRNIRPGRVVETSLIGVALLLLAIVAGGWVQNSSWADAFTLDPRTLVICLIIYGFAASVLPVWMLLAPRDYLSTFMKIGTIVLLALGVIFTAPTLQTAAFTDFAFSGTGPVFAGSLFPFVFITIACGALSGFHSLVSSGTTPKLIQKESQVRLIGYGAMLMESFVAIMALIAACILDPGLYFAMNAPAGVLGTTVESASEAVNRLGFTITPEALAGAAAAVQESTLVARTGGAPTLAVGMSEIFSGAFGGDALKAFWYHFAIMFEALFILTTVDAGTRVGRYMLQDTLGNVYKPFSNVNWKPGLWITSAVVVLAWGYFLYAGVTDPLGGINQLFPLFGIANQLLAAVALTVATTILIKTGRAKYAWVTLIPLAWDAAVTLTASWQKIFSPVPSLGFFAQRDRYAAALEQGQVLAPAKDIDDMHTVVLNSTVDGVLSILFAVLIVIVIVNAMFVWYRALTSSEPLPSTEVPATPSNIVAPSGLIATAEEKRALAAAGERS